Proteins encoded in a region of the Ornithodoros turicata isolate Travis chromosome 3, ASM3712646v1, whole genome shotgun sequence genome:
- the LOC135389994 gene encoding uncharacterized protein LOC135389994 isoform X1 encodes MERTPMGSMTVLCLLETKLASSRNQSQYRGCQNFLHHSVQTSQLWRLHLGHPHAPHMIKTTVEAYPGKNLEWDHFEVDYWTGTTWNVEPFTGWDHTVKSGTSFTVVPLEVEPMEFIQWSPLLSGLESDTPELPTQDGIQHTRWSCFTNRFTSAQKITVTDVKEAFKIDSCSVTRKAMPGITSSHLQPNNFEKMRVSYAFQLFGPKVLQALNLYKPELEMTWGSILGTQIFFKRIQELIPAI; translated from the exons atggaaaggaCACCGATGGGTTCGATGACAGTATTGTGTCTACTGGAAACGAAACTAGCATCATCTCGGAACCAGTCGCAGTATCGGGGCTGTCAGAATTTTCTACACCATTCAGTGCAGACATCGCAACTTTGGAGACTGCATCTCGGCCACCCACATGCGCCACATATGATCAAGACTACAGTGGAAGCctacccaggcaaaaatctggaatgggaccacttcgaagtggattattggacaggaaccacttggaatgtgGAACCATTCACTGGTTGGGACCATACAgttaaaagtggaaccagtttcacggtggtgccacttgaagtggaaccaatggaatttatccagtggtcccctctgctaagtggtctcgAATCCGACACTCCGGAACTGCCTACTCAAGACGGGATTCAACACACCAGATGGTCCTGTTTTACCAATAGGTTCACATCTGCACAAAAG ATTACTGTCACAGATGTGAAGGAAGCTTTCAAGATCGACTCTTGCAGTGTGACTCGTAAGGCCATGCCTGGTATTACAAGCAGCCATTTGCAGCCCAATAATTTTGAGAAAATGAGGGTCAGCTATGCTTTCCAGCTGTTCGGTCCAAAAGTTCTCCAGGCACTCAACCTCTACAAGCCAGAACTAGAGATGACATGGGGAAGCATTCTGGGAACGCAAATCTTCTTCAA AAGAATTCAAGAGCTCATCCCAGCTATATGA
- the LOC135389994 gene encoding uncharacterized protein LOC135389994 isoform X2, with protein sequence MERTPMGSMTVLCLLETKLASSRNQSQYRGCQNFLHHSVQTSQLWRLHLGHPHAPHMIKTTVEAYPGKNLEWDHFEVDYWTGTTWNVEPFTGWDHTVKSGTSFTVVPLEVEPMEFIQWSPLLSGLESDTPELPTQDGIQHTRWSCFTNRFTSAQKVDQSVTRKAMPGITSSHLQPNNFEKMRVSYAFQLFGPKVLQALNLYKPELEMTWGSILGTQIFFKRIQELIPAI encoded by the exons atggaaaggaCACCGATGGGTTCGATGACAGTATTGTGTCTACTGGAAACGAAACTAGCATCATCTCGGAACCAGTCGCAGTATCGGGGCTGTCAGAATTTTCTACACCATTCAGTGCAGACATCGCAACTTTGGAGACTGCATCTCGGCCACCCACATGCGCCACATATGATCAAGACTACAGTGGAAGCctacccaggcaaaaatctggaatgggaccacttcgaagtggattattggacaggaaccacttggaatgtgGAACCATTCACTGGTTGGGACCATACAgttaaaagtggaaccagtttcacggtggtgccacttgaagtggaaccaatggaatttatccagtggtcccctctgctaagtggtctcgAATCCGACACTCCGGAACTGCCTACTCAAGACGGGATTCAACACACCAGATGGTCCTGTTTTACCAATAGGTTCACATCTGCACAAAAGGTGGACCAGAG TGTGACTCGTAAGGCCATGCCTGGTATTACAAGCAGCCATTTGCAGCCCAATAATTTTGAGAAAATGAGGGTCAGCTATGCTTTCCAGCTGTTCGGTCCAAAAGTTCTCCAGGCACTCAACCTCTACAAGCCAGAACTAGAGATGACATGGGGAAGCATTCTGGGAACGCAAATCTTCTTCAA AAGAATTCAAGAGCTCATCCCAGCTATATGA